One Sporomusaceae bacterium ACPt DNA window includes the following coding sequences:
- the recF_2 gene encoding DNA replication and repair protein RecF, which translates to MQLQSIVIKNFKGIKDIAVNFKAGFNILIGDNGVGKTSILEAISVGLGGFLAGVNETNTKHISQDEVRLESKLTGDGSINIKQEYPVKVECTAILDNHEFTWVRQKKTLKGRTTVEPRDICRFSKEMLDDTDKIAPLINYQSAARMWAQKREKTTNVFQENYTRSVGYIDCLAEESNAKMLLNWCKRMEEIAWQEDKKISEYEAVKDAIVTFMSIMSEKPVKGVRFHKRTGQLVYSINEEENIPVHLLSSGYQSVIWMVMDIAYRMAVLNPDLRKEVTKKTPGIVLIDELDLHLHPKWQWKIVEALKATFPCVQFITTTHSPLIIASCKNEQLITIGNDMEIGYSTSAYGHQVGHVLSYLQDSYDRAKAVKDKFDGFYQAIDDEKFKEAQCILDELLLELDDTNPDIVKAKTTLELETAFLGD; encoded by the coding sequence GTGCAATTACAATCGATTGTGATTAAGAATTTTAAAGGCATCAAAGATATTGCTGTAAATTTTAAAGCAGGTTTTAATATATTAATCGGTGATAACGGCGTAGGAAAGACGTCAATATTGGAAGCAATATCGGTTGGCTTGGGTGGTTTTTTAGCGGGAGTCAATGAGACTAATACAAAACACATCAGTCAAGATGAAGTTCGGTTGGAAAGCAAGCTGACCGGTGACGGATCAATTAATATAAAACAGGAGTATCCGGTAAAAGTTGAATGTACGGCTATTTTAGATAATCATGAGTTCACATGGGTTCGGCAGAAGAAAACTTTAAAAGGCAGGACGACAGTGGAGCCTAGGGATATTTGCAGGTTTAGCAAGGAAATGCTGGACGACACGGACAAAATAGCGCCCCTGATTAATTATCAAAGTGCCGCCAGAATGTGGGCTCAGAAACGGGAAAAAACAACAAATGTATTTCAGGAAAATTATACGAGAAGCGTTGGTTATATAGATTGTTTAGCCGAAGAATCCAATGCAAAGATGTTATTAAACTGGTGCAAACGTATGGAGGAAATTGCTTGGCAGGAAGATAAGAAAATTTCCGAGTACGAAGCGGTAAAAGACGCAATAGTTACTTTCATGAGTATCATGAGTGAAAAACCGGTCAAAGGAGTACGGTTTCATAAACGAACAGGTCAACTGGTTTACAGTATAAACGAAGAAGAAAACATTCCTGTTCACTTATTAAGTTCGGGTTATCAATCCGTGATTTGGATGGTTATGGATATTGCATACCGGATGGCGGTGTTAAACCCGGATTTACGTAAGGAAGTAACCAAGAAAACACCAGGTATTGTTCTTATTGATGAATTGGATTTACACTTACATCCAAAGTGGCAATGGAAAATTGTCGAGGCATTAAAAGCAACGTTTCCCTGCGTGCAATTTATTACTACGACACATTCCCCCTTAATTATTGCTTCTTGTAAAAATGAGCAGTTAATTACGATTGGCAATGACATGGAAATTGGATACAGTACGTCCGCTTATGGTCATCAAGTAGGTCACGTGTTATCTTATTTACAAGATAGCTATGACCGTGCAAAAGCAGTCAAAGATAAATTTGATGGTTTTTATCAAGCGATTGACGATGAAAAATTTAAGGAAGCGCAATGTATCTTAGATGAACTGTTATTGGAATTAGATGATACTAATCCTGATATAGTAAAAGCCAAGACTACGCTTGAACTAGAGACTGCTTTCCTGGGAGATTGA